AAATCCAGCGCCTTGTGGTCGGTAAAGGCCTGCAGGCATTGCTGGCGAAATTCCTGTTCGGTGGCGTTTTCTTTGGCGCAGATGAATGCCCAGGGCAGGACCAGTGCGTCTTTGATCAGGTCCGCCACGTCAAACACCAGCGCGCCACGGCGGGTTTTGCCGTGCATCACGGCGAAGCCATGGGGAATGCCGAGTACCCAAAGCGTGGTGGCGGCCAGGCCGTAGGCGAGATAGTTGCCGTGGTTTAGAAAGGCGTTGGCGGCATCAACCGCGTCGCGCTCACGCACGAATTCTCCGTGGCTGGTGCTGTGGGCGGCGATTTTGTAGAGCCGTTTGGTGAGTTCCGCCTCGATTTGCAGCAGCTTGCCGACCTTTTGCGCCTGCTCGATCTGGGCCAGGGTGTTGTTGAGGGCCGAGGCAATGTTCTCGTCATGCGCATTAAAACCGGCGGCGAGCAAGTCGCGGTCTTTCGCCCAGACTGTTTGCAAAAATCGGATGCGCGCCATTTGAAACTGTTTGGCCGTTTCCAGACGTTTCTGCTCGTCGAACCAGAAGCTCATCCAGCCCTGAATATATTCGGTGGGCCGGTATTCGCTTTGCGGGGTGAGCCATTCAATTTCTGTCGCCGCGATAAGGGGGGTGGCACCGCCACCACTAAAACCGACTAATACGCCCGCGCTGGCCAGCATACGCATTGCGGCCTGGGTGATTGAGGTGCCTGTGCCTAATAAAATGACGGTGGTGTTGGCAATGGGGATGTTCCAGTACTGATTTTCATTTTTAGCCTCGGTCAGGTAAAGCACGCGGCCATCCTTCTGCATCACGCGGCACATTTCCAGGTAATAAATGTTGGCGCGTTTCGAGTGCAGAATGGCCTTTAAGTCGGTGAGTTGTTCCATAATCGCTTAACCTGATTTCCCATCGGTGTTTATTTCAATCCTGTTAACCGTAGGGGCGGGTTTGAAACCCGCCCGTACATCCGCCTGTACACCTCGCCTGTACACCTCGCCTGTACACCCCGCCTGTACACCCCGCCTGTACACCCCGCCTGTACACCCCGCCCGTACACCCCGCCCGTACACCCGCCCCTACGTGTTTTGTTTATTATCCACAGCCAGTGGCTCATTTGGTGAGCCTGCATTTTTTTATGAAATCCGGGGACAGTATACTTATTGCGCATACCAGTCCTTATGCGCGTTAGGTAGTATTGCTTATTCATACTGTCGTTTCTTCATCAGGTGTTGTCGCTGATCCGGTCAGCAAATGCATCCAACACCCTGCGGCTGCGATTAAGCGCCTTTTGTTCGCATTGGAAGATAAAGGTGACCATCATGGTGCGCTTACCATTTGTATATCCTCACCCTCACCCTCTTCCTCACCCTCTGATAAAACAACTAGCCATTCGACTAAGCTATCCAGCTAAGTCGCTGGTTATCCCACAGGGAGAGGGGATTATCAGTGGCGTTAATATTTTTCATGTGGCATCACCTTCCATGTTCAATGAATAGCTGGTGCTGCGGCCGCCGCCGGGGTCTTTTTGCAGGGCGCCTCGCTCGACGAGATCCAGGATGTCGCGGTAGGCGGTGTCTTGTGAGCATTTGGCGATCTTTGCCCATTTGGAGGTGGTGAGTTTGCCTTCAAATTCTTCCAGTATTTTGTTCAGCACTTTGATCTGGCGTTCATTAAACGGTGTTTTGGCGAAGCGTTCCCAGAAGTGCGCCTTGCCTAGCACGGAAGTCAATGCCACCTGGGTTGTTTCGATGGCTTGAAGCAGGCAGTTTAGAAACCATTGTTGCCAACGCGTCACGTCTAGGTTCGCTTTTTGAGTTGCTTCCAATATTGCGTAGTAACTTTTTTGCTCGCGGCGGATTTGCGCCGACATGCTGTAAAAGCGTTGAGGGGTATGTTCCGCGCGGGCCAGCGCCATATCCGCAATCGCGCGGGCGATTCGGCCGTTGCCGTCCTCGAAGGGATGAACGGTGACGAACCACAAATGCGCAAGCCCTGCGATGAATAAAGGATCATGATCGCCGGGTTGTTCAAACCAGCGCAGGAATTTTTTCATTTCACCGGCAATGCGTTTCGCCGGTGGAGCCTCAAAGTGTACTTTCTCCCGACCCACCGGGCCGGAAACCACTTGCATGGGGCCGTGGCTATCGTCCCGCCAGCCGCCAACGCGGATGTTGTTCATGCCGCTGCGACCCGTGGGAAACAAAGCCGCATGCCATGCAAACAGGCGTTGTTCAGTTAAGGGCTCGGCGGCGTTGCCCGTTGCATCCAGCATCATGTCGACCACGCCTTCGACGTGGCGGTCGGCGGGAATGAGTCCACCAATATCCATACCGAGCCGGCGGGCGATGGATGATCTGACCTGATCCGGCGCTAAAACCTCTCCCTCAATTTCGCTGGACTTGATCACGTCTTCCGTCAGGGTGTGTAGATGGGCTTCTCTGCGCAAATCAAATCCCAGCCCTTCCATTTTTCCTAGCAAGCGGCCCTGTTCACGTGCCACATACGCGAGCAAGTTAGTCAGGGATTGTTCATCCCAGGAAAATGCTGGCCAATCCGGTTGTTCCCATAAATACATATTCTAATCTCCGCAATAGCTGCGGACATAATGGAGGGTATTCGCCGCATCAGCAAGCATATTCTTCGCACTATTTGCGGAGATTAATGGCGATTTTTTCCGCAGGGCGATGACCGTGGCATGGTTGAACATAAAATTCAGTACGCCCCGCTGTTTTTGCCAATGATTTTATGTGCGTCGTCTTTCATTTTGATCCTTCCCTCTGGCCCTTTCTCAGGTTGGAGAGGGTTTGTTTTATTCATTATCCATAACCAGTGGCTCATTTGGTGAGCCTGTATTTTTTTATGCATATAACTGCATCATGCCGGCAATGCGGCTTTTTACGGCGTTGCGCAGGCTGGCGGGTTTGATGACCTCGACGTCGGTGCCGTATTTGAGGATGTCCATGATGAGTTCGGTGGGGTTGCCATAGGGGAGCTGGAGTTCGTAGCTACCGTTTTCCAGCCAGCGTGATTGCTGTTGCGGGTGCCATTGTTCTTCGGCAACCCAGCGGGCGCGTTCGGGGGTGAAGTGCAGGATGGCGGTGTGGGTGGCCTTGCCGGAGAAGATGCCGAAGGCGGCGGTGAAGGTGTTGTCGAGTTCTGCTTCGCTGATGTGTCTGGCTTTTTGCTTGAGGCTGCGGGCGTGTTCGATGCGTTCAACGGCGAAGGTGCGAAATTCGTTTCGCAGGTGGCACCAGGCGTCCAGATACCAGTTGTTACGGTAATAGATCAGGCGCTGCGGTGAGAGGGTTCGGCTGCTGGCTTCGCTGTTTTGTCGGCCCCGGTAGCTGATGTTGAGTTGTTTACGTTGCAGCACGGCGCTGGTGATGTGCTGGAAGGTGTGGTTGTTGAAGTGGCGATTGGCAATGGAGAGAATACGGATGCGTTTTGATATTTCGGCCGTGTCTTCACCGCTGTTTTTCAGGATTGCTTCGATGCGCTGGCGCAGGGGGTTGAGTTGCTGGCTGTATACACCGGGGTCGACGCGTTCGAGCAGGGTCTGCGAGGTGAGCAAGGCGAGCAGTTCGGAGGTATTGAACCACAGGCCGGGGAGCTCATAGGGGTGACCTCCCTGTTGTTTCTGGTTGTAGTAGTAGCCATTTGCCTTGCGGTCGTATTCGATGGGGGCGTGCAGATACAGGCGCATTTTTGTGATCAGCCGGGTGACGCTGGCTCTGGAGCATTCCAGCTCGTCCATGATGTGCTTGAGTGATACGGGATGCCTGTAAGTGCTTAATAGGCCATGCAGGGCGTAGAAGCGGTCGAATCTTTCCATCTTGTCCCTGATGTCCCTGTTTCCGTTAGCAGTATTCGATAGTCAGCGAGCAACCGACTATTGTCAAGGATGTGGGTTCAACGGAGTTGGCAGACGTGGGGCTGACTAGCCTGGGCTGATGGGTATCACCACGCAGGATGCGGCACTGGAAATAGTGGCAGGGGAAGGAAAGGCGGCTACCCCGTGAGGTTTAGCCATGAAAAACGGCTAAGGAGAATAACCGCTACTTCAAAATAGTGTCGACAGAGTAACCTTCACGCTCCATCACATCACGCAGGCGCTTCAGCGCTTCCAGCTGGATTTGCCGTACCCGCTCGCGGGTGACGCCGAGGGCATGGCCGACCTCTTCCAGGGTGGAGGCATCCCTGCCACGCAAACCGAAGCGGCGTTCAACTACTTCACGTTGTTTTTCGGTGATCTGTTCCAGCCACATTTCCAGACAATCGTGCATGTCTTCATCTTGCAGCAGCAAGGAGGGGTCTACGTTGTGTTCGTCGGCGATGCCATCCAGCACGGACTTGTCGTTATCCCGCCCTGCGGGAACATCCACCGATGTTACGCGCTCATTCAGACCGAGCATGCGTTTTACGTCTTCGATGGGCTTGTCCAGCATGCGGGCGATTTCTTCGGGGCTGGGCTCATGGTCCAGCGACTGCGACAGGTGCCGGGCGGCACGCAGATAGATATTGATTTCCTTGACCACATGGATCGGCAGGCGGATGGTGCGGGTCTGATTCATTATGCCGCGTTCGATGGTCTGGCGGATCCACCAGGTCGCGTAGGTCGAAAACCGAAAACCACGTTCGGGATCAAATTTTTCCACAGCCCGAATCAGACCGATGTTGCCCTCCTCGATAAGATCCAGCAATGCCAGGCCGCGATTCAGATAACGCCGTGCGATCTTTACCACCAGGCGCAGATTGCTTTCGATCATGTGGCGGCGGGCATCCATGTCACCCTTCTGCAGGCGTCTTGCAATGCTGACCTCTTCTTCGGCGGTCAGCAGTGGCGAAAAACCGATCTCGCCGAGATAGAGCCGGGTGGCGTCGAGGTCGCGCTCGGTAATGTCTTTGCGACTGGCAATGCGGCGTTCCTTTACGGGGCCTTTTTTGGGCGCGGAGAGATCGCCGGCTAGCGGTTCAGTCGCTAGCGGATCGTCATCCAGGACATCGAGCGGATCGTCTTCGCCGTCAACCTCATCCAGTTCAGAGTCCAGGTCATCGAGATCGATGTCGTCCAGATCGATATCGATATCATCCAGTTCAGCGTCAGGCTCTGTGCCGGGCAGGATGTTGTCGTCCTGATCCGCCGGTGTGCCTGTGTCTTTTTCTGATTTTTTATCTAACATCGCATTCGATTACTCGTGACAGGCTGTCTTTCAGGGTTACATCCGCGAAATGTTACGTCGGAAAAATGGTTTTCTCGTCATCGAAACATTCACTGGGGCAAATACTGCGAAGGGTTGACCGGCTCGCCATTACGACGAATCTCAAAGTGTAATTTTGCCCTTGTACCACTACCCAGGGCTTCACCGATATGACCGGTTCGCCCCATGTCGGCGATACGTTGCCCGGCACTGACGGACTCGCCTTCCTTTACGTGCAGCTTTTGGTTATGCGCGTATGCACTCAAATATTTTTCATTGTGCTTGATGATAATAAGCCGACCGTGTCGAACAAGTCCACTCCCGGCATAGACCACCCGCCCGGCTGCGGCCGCAAGCACGGGTTGACCTTTTTCGCCGGCGAAATCAAGCCCCTGCCGTGAAGGGTCTTTTGCGGAAAAGGTCCGCAGTACACGGCGCTCTTTGACCGGCCACTGCCATGTCAGTTGCGGTGATGTTGCAGCTGCCTGTGTGTCAAACAGCCGGTTGATCGCTGTTTTTGCCGATGTAATCACGTTCTGCGCCTCAGCGCCGAGGCCATCGTCCGCTCTGTTACCCGTCTCGTTGCCCGTCTCGTTGTCAGAGCCACCCTGCGCCGCTGTGGATCGCTCAATGACCTTTGCCGTGGCCCTCGTGGATTCCACAACCGGTGCTGGTGTTCTGTTGGTGCGGCGATTCAGCGTGGCATTTTCGGCCTCGGTTTGCGGGCCTGCCTCGCGATATTCCGCCAACGGTGCCGGTGCATGGCCCGAAGGCGGCGCCAGCCGCAGCTCGCGCCCTGGCGTGAGCACATAGGGCGCGGGGATGTCATTCCATTCGGCGATCTGTCGATAGTCGTAACCGTAGATCCAGCCGATGGAATACAGGGTTTCACCGGGTTCCACGCGATGGTAGACATGGGCGCCGCAGCCCGCCAATAACACCAGGCAGAGCGCGGCCATGCAGAGTGCGGGCATGCAGAGTGCAGCCATGTACGGCGTGGCCAAAAAAGACACTGGCAGCGTGCATTTGCGTTTGATGGAATGAGAAAAGGACATGGGACCGTTTAGCATTGAGACCTGTAACCGGTTTATTTTTGATGAGACCTTCAAGGGTGATTTTTTAGTATCGATGTTGAATATGCTTTTCAGTGCTGGTTATTAGTATCGGCTGATTGTTTCTCTTGGCGTTGTTCTTCAACGTTGTTCTTAAACGTTGTTCTTCAACGTTGTTCTTAAACGTTGTTCTTAAACGTTGTTCTTAAACGTTGTTCTTAAACGTTGTTCTTCACGTTCCCTTAACGTCGCCCCTAGCGCAAGAACAGAAAAACCACGATCAATACAACCATACCCCAACCGAGCCAGTCGACATATTTTTTGATGGCCTGTTCCATGCGTTCGCCGCCAAGCACGATCAGCGTCGTCACCAGAAAAAACCGCGCGCCCCGCCCCGCCAGCGATGCCAGCACAAATGGCAGAAACGACATGGCGATGGCGCCGGCGGCTATGGTAAAGACCTTGTAGGGGATAGGTGAAAATCCCGCGATCAGGATGGTCCAGATACCCCATTCTTCAAACCAGGCGGCCGCCTGCTGATAATGCGCACTGTAACCGGCGTCGATGATCCAGGGTTCGATCGCATCAAAGGCGAGATAACCGATCAGGTAGCCCAGCATGCCGCCGGCGACGGAGGCGGCAGTGGTGAGCGTCGCGTAGCGCCAGGCCTTTTTGTTATCGGCCAGGGCCATGGGCGCCAGCATCACATCAGGGGGGACCGGAAAAAATGAGGACTCGGCGAAGCTCAGACCCACCAGATACCACTGCGCATGTCGATGCATCGCCCAGCGCATGGCGTGCCTGTATAAACCTGAAAATAATTTCATCTATGTTACATCACCAGAAGTAGATAATCGGGATCAGACCGGCGTCACACTAATATCCGGGGTTTACACCGCCAGGATTCCGCACGGCCCTGTTACTGCGTACCACCTAACATCGGCACAAAGCTCACTCTGTCCAACACCTGCTGTTCGATGCCGTCGGCGGTGCGGGTGAGCAGCAGCAGCTCCTGTCGCCCCGGCGGGCCCACCGGCATCACCAGGCGGCCGCCGATGGCCAACTGCTGTAGCAGGGCCTGCGGCACCTGCTCGGGTGCGGCGGTGGCGATGATGGCGTCAAACGGCGCGTATTCCGGCCAGCCCCAGCTGCCGTCGCTGTGTTTGAGGCGCACATTGCGCAACTGCAGCTCCACCATCCGACGTCGCGCCTGATCCAGCAGGGGCTGAATACGCTCCACGCTGTACACCTCGCCCGCCAGCCTCGCCATCACCGCGGCCTGATACCCCGAGCCCGTGCCGACCTCCAGCACCCGCTGCAAGGGGCCGGTCTCCAGCAGGGCCGCCGTCATGCGGGCCACGATATAGGGTTGGGAGATGGTCTGGCCATGGCCGATGGGCAGGGCGGTGTCTTCGTAGGAGCGGCTCGCCAGCGCCTCGTCCACGAAGATGTGGCGCGGCGTGCTGCGGATTACCTCCAGCACGCGCAGGTTGCTGATGCCCTCCTCCTGTAGACGCTGCACCAGGCGGTCGCGGGTGCGCTGCGAGGTCATGCCGATGCCCTGTAGACGCCCGGGCCGATCCTGATTCACAGCCCGGCCACCCAGCCCGCAATCTGATCCATCGCGTCGTAACGGGTAAGATCCACGTGCAGCGGCGTGAGCGACACCCGGTTGTGGCGCACCGCATAAAAATCGGTGCCGACCCCGGCATCCTGTTCGGCGCCCACCGGGCCGACCCAATAGATCTCCCGGCCGCGCGGGTCCTGCATTTTCACCACCGGCTCGGATTTGTGCCGACGGCCGAGTCGGGTGACCTCGAAGCCCTCCAGCGCCTCCCAGGGGATGTCCGGCACGTTCACATTGAGGATGGAGTCGGCCGGCAGGGGGTCGCTGTGCAGCCGTTCCAGCAGGGACAGCACCACTCTCGCGGCGGTATCGAAATGGGCGAACTGATTGCCCGCCAGTGAGACCGCAATCGCCGGCAGTCCCAGAAACCGCCCCTCCATGGCCGCCGCCACGGTGCCGGAATAGAGCACGTCATCGCCCATATTGGCGCCCGCGTTGATGCCGGCGATCACCATCTCGGGCTCCACGTCCAGCAGCCCGGTGATGGCCAGGTGGACGCAGTCGGTGGGGGTGCCGTCGACAAACACAAAGCCATTGTCGGCGGTGTGCGCCCGGATCGGGCTCTCCAGGGTCAGCGAATTACTGGCGCCGCTGCGATTGCGATCCGGCGCGACAACATGGATCTCCGCCACCTTCTGCAGGGCCGTCGCGAGGCAGATCAGCCCCGGCGCCTGGTAGCCGTCATCATTGCTCAGCAGAATCGTCATGGTTGGGCATTATATCCATCGCCCGGCAGAAAAACCCTGACTTTCTCCAAATACCGGTAATGAGATGGCCGTGCTGAATTCCATGCGGCGCAATGCCCTTCGGTTATTGCACCCTTGCAATCAGCACCTGGCGGTCACGGGCCTGGCTGCGTAATATGCCGAAGGGTGACTGACGATAAAAAGAAACCCGCTGACCGTGAGCTGTTCCGAGAGATGATGTCGGATGTCAAACCTCTGGCCGGCAAAAAATCGGCCCAGAAGATCGCCCCCGCCAAACCCCGCCCCTCACCGACCTCTGGCCCCACAGATCCGGGAGTTGCGTCCTCCCCCGGCTTCTTTTCCCGCGATCATGTCCCCGAGGTGGCGCCGGAGGAGGCGCTGTTTTTTGCCCGCAGCGGTCTGCAACATCGCCTGCTGCGCCAACTCAAACGGGGCAGTCTGCCCATCGAGGCCAGGCTGGACCTGCATGGCTGCACCCTCGCCGAGGCGGGCATCCAGCTCGCTGAATTCCTGCAACAGTGTCAGGACCGTGGCCTGCGCAGTGTCTGTCTGGTGCATGGCAAGGGCCACCGCTCCGCGGAGGGCCGGCCGGTGCTCAAGACCCACATCAACCAGTGGCTGCGTGACACCCCTGCGGTACTCGCCTTCAGCTCGGCCCTGCCCAGGGACGGTGGCATGGGTGCCTTGTACGTGTTGCTACGCCGCCGGTAAATCCCCCTTCGGGCTTCAACTCTGGCTTCAACTCTAACCTCAACTCTGGCCTCAACTCTGGCTTCAAGAAATCTCGCGCTGTGTCGATGATACGTGCAGAAATTCGACGCTTTTACCGGCGTCTGCACCTTGCACACACGGAGAAATATAAATGAAGAACCTGTTCCGGCCCGCCACCCTGATCATGGACCGCTTTCGCTACCCCATCAAATTCGGGCTTATTTTCATTGTGGTGCTCATCCCGCTGGTTGCGCTCAATACCATGTTGGTCTCTTACCTCGGTGAGGAAATTGAGCTTCTGGAACATGAACAACAGGGCCTGAGCTACATCACGGTGGTGAGATTGCCGATTGAGACGATTCAGGAACACCGTGGCATGAGCAGCGCCTACCTGGCCGGTGACCAGAGTTTCCGCGATCGCATCACCCAGAAAGGGGCCGATACCGACAGACACCTGGCAGAGCTGCAGTCCATCGACAAGGAGCTGGGCAGCGCCCTGGCCACCGGGGGCAAACTGCAGGCGATCATGCAACAGTGGCAGGATATCAAGTCAAATGCCCTGCAGCTGTCAGTGGCCGATAACGTCAAGGCGCACAACGCCCTGCTGGACAGCCTCATCGGCCTCATCGGCGCCGTGGCGGACAGTTCCGAGATCACCCTGGACCCCTTCCTGGACAGCTACTATCTGGGTGATGCGCTGGTGAATCGTCTGCCGAAACTCACCGAAAATATGGGTCAGGCGCGGGCCATTGGTTCGCAAGCCGCCGCGGCGGGCAAGCTCACACCGGAGGCCTTTACCCGACTGGCGGTGCTGGCGGAGAACATCAAGAACTTCAATGTCGACCTGCAGAAGGGGCTCAATGCCGCCATCGACTTCAACCCGGAGCTCGGCAAGCTACTGCAACAGCAGGTCAGGGACAACAACACCGCCATCGACAGGATGGAAGCCATGCTGCGCAATGACCTGCTGGATATGGGGGCGACAAATATCAGCAGCAGCACCGTATTCGATACCGCGACGCAGGCGATCTCCAGGAGCTACGCCCTGTTTGACGCGATCGTGCCGGTGCTGGATGCGATATTTGTCGAGCGCATTGACAAGGATATCGCACAGGAGATCAGCGCCATCCTCATCGCCCTGGTGATGATGCTCGCCATTGCCTACCTGTTTGCAGGGCTGTACCTGTCGGTCAACGACAGCGTGCAATGTATGCGCAAGGCCACCGAGCGCCTGGCCGAAGGTGACCTGACTGCCCGGGTAGAACTCAACAGCCGGGATGAAATGGGCGATATCGCCAGCAGCTTCAATGCCATGGCCAAGGGCTTTGCCGATGCCGTACAGGGCATTATGGCCTCCTCTGCCCAGCTCGCCTCCGCCGCCGAAGAGATGTCGGCGGTCACCATGCAGACCAGCCAGGGCATCCAGAATCAACAGTCACAGACGGACCAGCTCGCCACCGCCATGAACGAAATGGCGGCCACTGTACAGGAAGTGGCCCGACATGCCATGGATGCGGCGAGCGCGGCCACTGCCGCCAATGATCAGTCCGCCAACGGGCGTCAGGTGGTGAACAATGCCATCAACACCATTGATTCCCTGGCCGAGGCCATCGGTCGCGCCGCTGAGGCCATTGAACGGGTGGAGACGGACAGTGATCGTATCGGCACAGTGCTGGATGTGATTCGGGGCATTGCCGAACAGACCAACCTGCTGGCCCTCAATGCCGCCATCGAGGCGGCACGCGCCGGTGAACAGGGTCGTGGTTTTGCCGTGGTGGCGGATGAGGTCCGCACCCTGGCCTCCCGTACCCAGGAGTCCACCCAGGAGATTCAGAAGATGATCGAGTCGTTGCAGGCAGGATCCAAGGAGGCGGTAATGCTCATGGAACAAAGCCGCGAACAGACAAAAACGGGGGTGGAACAGACCGCAAAGGCGGGTGATGCCCTGGCGGCGATCGCCGATGAGGTGGGACGCATCAATGACATGAACACCCAGATCGCCAGCGCTGCCGAAGAACAGAGCGCGGTCGCCGAAGAGATCAATCACAATGTGGTCGCCATCAATCGGGTCGGCGATGAATCGGCGCAGGGTGCCGAACAGACCGCCCGCGCCAGCGAGGACCTCGCCAGCCTGGCCTCCGATCTGCAGCAGATGATGTTGCGATTTAAGATCTAGGAGTCGCCTGGGCACAAAAAACGTGCCCACCCTACCTGGCTACGAGACATTTTCCACCGGTCAATCAAAACGATTCTGCTTTGGG
The sequence above is drawn from the Gammaproteobacteria bacterium genome and encodes:
- a CDS encoding Smr/MutS family protein — protein: MTDDKKKPADRELFREMMSDVKPLAGKKSAQKIAPAKPRPSPTSGPTDPGVASSPGFFSRDHVPEVAPEEALFFARSGLQHRLLRQLKRGSLPIEARLDLHGCTLAEAGIQLAEFLQQCQDRGLRSVCLVHGKGHRSAEGRPVLKTHINQWLRDTPAVLAFSSALPRDGGMGALYVLLRRR
- a CDS encoding Fic family protein, which encodes MYLWEQPDWPAFSWDEQSLTNLLAYVAREQGRLLGKMEGLGFDLRREAHLHTLTEDVIKSSEIEGEVLAPDQVRSSIARRLGMDIGGLIPADRHVEGVVDMMLDATGNAAEPLTEQRLFAWHAALFPTGRSGMNNIRVGGWRDDSHGPMQVVSGPVGREKVHFEAPPAKRIAGEMKKFLRWFEQPGDHDPLFIAGLAHLWFVTVHPFEDGNGRIARAIADMALARAEHTPQRFYSMSAQIRREQKSYYAILEATQKANLDVTRWQQWFLNCLLQAIETTQVALTSVLGKAHFWERFAKTPFNERQIKVLNKILEEFEGKLTTSKWAKIAKCSQDTAYRDILDLVERGALQKDPGGGRSTSYSLNMEGDAT
- the surE gene encoding 5'/3'-nucleotidase SurE, with product MTILLSNDDGYQAPGLICLATALQKVAEIHVVAPDRNRSGASNSLTLESPIRAHTADNGFVFVDGTPTDCVHLAITGLLDVEPEMVIAGINAGANMGDDVLYSGTVAAAMEGRFLGLPAIAVSLAGNQFAHFDTAARVVLSLLERLHSDPLPADSILNVNVPDIPWEALEGFEVTRLGRRHKSEPVVKMQDPRGREIYWVGPVGAEQDAGVGTDFYAVRHNRVSLTPLHVDLTRYDAMDQIAGWVAGL
- the rpoS gene encoding RNA polymerase sigma factor RpoS, coding for MLDKKSEKDTGTPADQDDNILPGTEPDAELDDIDIDLDDIDLDDLDSELDEVDGEDDPLDVLDDDPLATEPLAGDLSAPKKGPVKERRIASRKDITERDLDATRLYLGEIGFSPLLTAEEEVSIARRLQKGDMDARRHMIESNLRLVVKIARRYLNRGLALLDLIEEGNIGLIRAVEKFDPERGFRFSTYATWWIRQTIERGIMNQTRTIRLPIHVVKEINIYLRAARHLSQSLDHEPSPEEIARMLDKPIEDVKRMLGLNERVTSVDVPAGRDNDKSVLDGIADEHNVDPSLLLQDEDMHDCLEMWLEQITEKQREVVERRFGLRGRDASTLEEVGHALGVTRERVRQIQLEALKRLRDVMEREGYSVDTILK
- a CDS encoding methyl-accepting chemotaxis protein translates to MKNLFRPATLIMDRFRYPIKFGLIFIVVLIPLVALNTMLVSYLGEEIELLEHEQQGLSYITVVRLPIETIQEHRGMSSAYLAGDQSFRDRITQKGADTDRHLAELQSIDKELGSALATGGKLQAIMQQWQDIKSNALQLSVADNVKAHNALLDSLIGLIGAVADSSEITLDPFLDSYYLGDALVNRLPKLTENMGQARAIGSQAAAAGKLTPEAFTRLAVLAENIKNFNVDLQKGLNAAIDFNPELGKLLQQQVRDNNTAIDRMEAMLRNDLLDMGATNISSSTVFDTATQAISRSYALFDAIVPVLDAIFVERIDKDIAQEISAILIALVMMLAIAYLFAGLYLSVNDSVQCMRKATERLAEGDLTARVELNSRDEMGDIASSFNAMAKGFADAVQGIMASSAQLASAAEEMSAVTMQTSQGIQNQQSQTDQLATAMNEMAATVQEVARHAMDAASAATAANDQSANGRQVVNNAINTIDSLAEAIGRAAEAIERVETDSDRIGTVLDVIRGIAEQTNLLALNAAIEAARAGEQGRGFAVVADEVRTLASRTQESTQEIQKMIESLQAGSKEAVMLMEQSREQTKTGVEQTAKAGDALAAIADEVGRINDMNTQIASAAEEQSAVAEEINHNVVAINRVGDESAQGAEQTARASEDLASLASDLQQMMLRFKI
- a CDS encoding peptidoglycan DD-metalloendopeptidase family protein — its product is MPALCMAALCLVLLAGCGAHVYHRVEPGETLYSIGWIYGYDYRQIAEWNDIPAPYVLTPGRELRLAPPSGHAPAPLAEYREAGPQTEAENATLNRRTNRTPAPVVESTRATAKVIERSTAAQGGSDNETGNETGNRADDGLGAEAQNVITSAKTAINRLFDTQAAATSPQLTWQWPVKERRVLRTFSAKDPSRQGLDFAGEKGQPVLAAAAGRVVYAGSGLVRHGRLIIIKHNEKYLSAYAHNQKLHVKEGESVSAGQRIADMGRTGHIGEALGSGTRAKLHFEIRRNGEPVNPSQYLPQ
- a CDS encoding YqaA family protein, producing the protein MKLFSGLYRHAMRWAMHRHAQWYLVGLSFAESSFFPVPPDVMLAPMALADNKKAWRYATLTTAASVAGGMLGYLIGYLAFDAIEPWIIDAGYSAHYQQAAAWFEEWGIWTILIAGFSPIPYKVFTIAAGAIAMSFLPFVLASLAGRGARFFLVTTLIVLGGERMEQAIKKYVDWLGWGMVVLIVVFLFLR
- a CDS encoding protein-L-isoaspartate(D-aspartate) O-methyltransferase encodes the protein MTSQRTRDRLVQRLQEEGISNLRVLEVIRSTPRHIFVDEALASRSYEDTALPIGHGQTISQPYIVARMTAALLETGPLQRVLEVGTGSGYQAAVMARLAGEVYSVERIQPLLDQARRRMVELQLRNVRLKHSDGSWGWPEYAPFDAIIATAAPEQVPQALLQQLAIGGRLVMPVGPPGRQELLLLTRTADGIEQQVLDRVSFVPMLGGTQ
- a CDS encoding WYL domain-containing protein, with the translated sequence MERFDRFYALHGLLSTYRHPVSLKHIMDELECSRASVTRLITKMRLYLHAPIEYDRKANGYYYNQKQQGGHPYELPGLWFNTSELLALLTSQTLLERVDPGVYSQQLNPLRQRIEAILKNSGEDTAEISKRIRILSIANRHFNNHTFQHITSAVLQRKQLNISYRGRQNSEASSRTLSPQRLIYYRNNWYLDAWCHLRNEFRTFAVERIEHARSLKQKARHISEAELDNTFTAAFGIFSGKATHTAILHFTPERARWVAEEQWHPQQQSRWLENGSYELQLPYGNPTELIMDILKYGTDVEVIKPASLRNAVKSRIAGMMQLYA
- the cas1f gene encoding type I-F CRISPR-associated endonuclease Cas1f, translating into MEQLTDLKAILHSKRANIYYLEMCRVMQKDGRVLYLTEAKNENQYWNIPIANTTVILLGTGTSITQAAMRMLASAGVLVGFSGGGATPLIAATEIEWLTPQSEYRPTEYIQGWMSFWFDEQKRLETAKQFQMARIRFLQTVWAKDRDLLAAGFNAHDENIASALNNTLAQIEQAQKVGKLLQIEAELTKRLYKIAAHSTSHGEFVRERDAVDAANAFLNHGNYLAYGLAATTLWVLGIPHGFAVMHGKTRRGALVFDVADLIKDALVLPWAFICAKENATEQEFRQQCLQAFTDHKALD